From a single Deltaproteobacteria bacterium genomic region:
- a CDS encoding DUF1345 domain-containing protein, whose protein sequence is MSMPVHAGADRRALPSFADPRRAVGRLVLSVAVGVVAAMLIPQTLGWAVRAVAGWCAGGTFLLVAAWVVIVRSDVAVTRMRCSQEDPGRFLVWVVVVVGSLFSLFSAVGLLQHSKEMSQHASLLTLLCLWAVACAWCLTHSAFTLRYAHLYYRDDGNGEGGLDFPGRQAPDDLDFAYFSFTIGTCFQTSDVSISERIIRRTVLLHGVISFAFNTAILALVLNLVFGHL, encoded by the coding sequence GTGTCGATGCCTGTCCACGCCGGCGCTGATCGTCGCGCGCTGCCCTCGTTCGCCGATCCGAGGCGCGCGGTGGGGCGGCTGGTGCTCTCGGTTGCGGTGGGCGTCGTCGCGGCCATGCTGATTCCGCAGACGCTGGGCTGGGCCGTGCGCGCGGTCGCGGGCTGGTGCGCGGGCGGGACGTTCCTGCTCGTGGCGGCGTGGGTGGTGATCGTCCGCTCCGACGTCGCCGTGACACGCATGCGCTGCAGCCAGGAGGATCCCGGGCGCTTCCTGGTCTGGGTGGTGGTCGTGGTGGGGAGCTTGTTCAGCCTCTTCTCGGCGGTGGGGCTCTTGCAGCACTCGAAGGAGATGTCGCAGCACGCGAGCCTGCTCACGCTGCTCTGCCTCTGGGCGGTGGCGTGCGCGTGGTGTCTGACGCACAGCGCGTTCACGCTGCGGTACGCGCACCTCTACTACCGCGACGACGGCAACGGCGAAGGTGGGCTCGACTTCCCCGGCCGCCAGGCGCCCGACGATCTCGACTTCGCCTACTTCTCGTTCACCATCGGCACCTGCTTCCAGACGAGCGACGTCTCCATCAGCGAGCGCATCATTCGCCGCACCGTGCTCCTGCACGGGGTGATCTCGTTTGCGTTCAACACCGCGATCCTGGCGCTGGTGTTGAACCTCGTGTTCGGGCATCTGTAG